Proteins found in one Hyalangium gracile genomic segment:
- a CDS encoding MotA/TolQ/ExbB proton channel family protein codes for MPIIEMIKQVFVQWGASWVLWLLCALSLASLGIIVERWLVFRGKQDDIRRLSALLEEPLASGDFPGALVKLEHQKSLGAMVARAGLRLAPRGLTAADKGMQGALALERAELENRLAYLGTLGNNAPFIGLFGTVIGVLLAFEELSRASGVTSGRSGQIASSSIMGAIAEALVATAVGIGVALPAVAAYNYFQRRIARMLSEAEALSNLVLAYVSARERGLSAGAPVTDSTNAQASLAPSRELEPRKMSEVV; via the coding sequence ATGCCCATCATCGAAATGATCAAGCAGGTCTTCGTGCAGTGGGGAGCCAGCTGGGTGCTCTGGCTGCTGTGCGCGCTCTCGCTGGCGAGCCTCGGCATCATCGTCGAGCGCTGGCTGGTCTTCCGCGGCAAGCAGGATGACATCCGCCGGCTGTCCGCGCTCCTCGAGGAGCCGCTGGCGAGCGGAGACTTCCCTGGGGCCCTGGTGAAGCTCGAGCACCAGAAGTCCCTGGGAGCGATGGTGGCGCGCGCGGGGCTCCGGCTCGCGCCGCGAGGGCTGACCGCCGCCGACAAGGGCATGCAGGGCGCGCTAGCCCTGGAGCGCGCCGAGCTGGAGAACCGCCTGGCCTACCTGGGAACGCTGGGGAACAACGCGCCGTTCATCGGGCTGTTTGGAACGGTCATCGGCGTGCTGCTCGCCTTCGAGGAGCTCAGCCGGGCCTCGGGCGTGACGAGCGGTCGCTCGGGACAGATCGCTTCGAGCTCCATCATGGGAGCCATCGCGGAGGCCCTGGTGGCGACAGCCGTGGGCATCGGCGTCGCGCTGCCGGCGGTCGCCGCGTACAACTACTTCCAGCGGCGGATCGCTCGCATGCTCTCGGAGGCCGAGGCGCTCAGCAACCTGGTGCTGGCCTACGTGTCCGCCCGGGAGCGCGGCCTCTCGGCGGGTGCTCCGGTAACGGACAGCACGAACGCCCAGGCGTCCCTGGCTCCGAGCCGTGAGCTCGAGCCCCGGAAGATGTCGGAGGTCGTCTAG
- the mxcH gene encoding TonB-dependent siderophore myxochelin receptor MxcH has protein sequence MGASPPIASMLAWLLVSSLAHALPAQEPQETGATAAPALEPPSLRDFVEAPYPEQAERERLEAKVPLRLTLDAQGNVTEAEVLEPVGHGFDEAAREAALRFHFEPAKRNGTPMPSRIVYTYEFRLPPPPAPPASPEPVLPPAPTPPAPTEPAPAASAPSASADEAIEVTAEGESEAERRRQSAEAVQVLETEHIQREAADMGTALARTEGIGVGRAGGLGSRARVSLAGLTDEQLRFFIDGVPLEFVGFGAGLVNVPVNLIDRVETFHGVVPIRFGADALGGAIQLVTAPEVRGTAVSASYELGSYDTHRLSAGGRHLVDATGLLVRANGFIDYARNNYLVDVEVPDAQGRLQPARLPRFHDAFRSAGIGIETGFVDRPWAERLLLRVFASANDRDIQNDVTMSAVYGEVTARELSSGATLRFEQDFSRGLSVDAVAGYSYRRSQFMDLGQCDYDWFGRCVVVLPQQGELEPRAVERRVHQHIGFARLNLEWSLAPTQALRASLAPTLVGRDGQDVRLQAREQPDPLEGERGVFSLVAGVEYELDAFGDRVENIAFVKDYLQLARTEKLLPSGDFEDLDRNTHGVGIGDSVRLRLTDTLSAKASYEWATRLPRPDEIFGDGILINENLDLNPERSHNLNLGLALDSRQTWAGSFRASATGFGRLADQLIVLIGQENFFTYQNVFSARSLGVTSSAGWTSPGQYVALDGNATWQDFRNISDQGAFGAFDGQRLPNRPYLLANGSARLQLGNLLRSNDELSLTWHTRYVHSFFRAWEKLGQKDSKQSIPSQLLHSAALTYVVRTADTTLSWTVDVQNLTDSAAFDFFGVQRPGRSVFAKLVVDLES, from the coding sequence ATGGGTGCCTCACCTCCCATCGCGTCCATGCTGGCGTGGCTCCTCGTCTCGAGCCTGGCCCATGCGCTCCCCGCTCAGGAGCCTCAGGAGACTGGAGCAACTGCCGCTCCGGCGCTCGAGCCGCCCAGTCTGCGGGACTTCGTCGAGGCTCCCTATCCGGAGCAGGCGGAGCGCGAGCGCCTCGAAGCGAAGGTGCCGCTTCGCCTCACCCTGGACGCCCAGGGCAACGTCACCGAGGCCGAGGTGCTCGAGCCCGTGGGCCATGGCTTCGATGAGGCCGCGCGTGAGGCAGCGCTCCGCTTCCACTTCGAGCCGGCGAAGCGCAACGGGACGCCGATGCCCTCGCGCATCGTCTACACCTACGAGTTCCGCCTTCCTCCGCCGCCGGCTCCGCCCGCCAGCCCCGAGCCTGTCCTTCCGCCCGCGCCCACTCCGCCGGCCCCCACGGAGCCCGCTCCCGCAGCATCGGCTCCGAGCGCATCCGCCGACGAGGCCATCGAAGTCACCGCGGAAGGGGAGTCCGAAGCGGAGCGCCGGCGCCAGTCCGCCGAGGCGGTGCAGGTCCTCGAGACCGAGCACATCCAGCGCGAGGCCGCCGACATGGGCACGGCCCTGGCGCGCACGGAAGGCATCGGCGTGGGCCGCGCGGGTGGGCTCGGCAGCCGCGCGCGCGTCTCGCTCGCCGGGCTCACGGACGAGCAGCTCCGCTTCTTCATCGACGGCGTCCCGCTCGAGTTCGTGGGCTTCGGAGCGGGTCTCGTCAACGTCCCGGTGAACCTCATCGACCGCGTGGAGACCTTCCACGGCGTCGTGCCGATCCGCTTCGGCGCCGATGCGCTGGGAGGCGCCATCCAGCTCGTCACGGCTCCGGAGGTTCGTGGCACCGCCGTCTCCGCCTCCTACGAGCTGGGATCCTACGACACACACCGCCTCTCGGCCGGGGGCCGGCACCTCGTGGACGCCACGGGGCTCCTGGTCCGAGCCAACGGCTTCATCGACTACGCCCGGAACAACTACCTCGTGGACGTGGAGGTCCCCGACGCGCAGGGGCGGCTCCAGCCCGCGCGCCTCCCCCGCTTCCATGACGCCTTCCGGTCAGCGGGCATCGGCATCGAGACGGGCTTCGTGGACCGCCCCTGGGCCGAGCGCCTGCTGCTGCGCGTGTTCGCCAGCGCGAACGACCGGGACATCCAGAACGACGTCACCATGTCGGCCGTCTACGGCGAGGTGACGGCCCGGGAGCTCTCGAGCGGCGCCACGCTCCGCTTCGAGCAGGACTTCTCCCGCGGGCTCTCGGTCGACGCCGTCGCGGGCTACAGCTACCGCCGGAGCCAGTTCATGGACCTCGGCCAGTGCGACTACGACTGGTTCGGCCGCTGCGTCGTCGTGCTGCCGCAGCAGGGCGAGCTCGAGCCTCGCGCCGTCGAGCGGCGTGTCCACCAGCACATCGGCTTCGCTCGACTCAACCTGGAGTGGAGCCTGGCCCCCACCCAAGCGCTGCGCGCCTCGCTGGCCCCCACCCTCGTGGGCCGCGATGGCCAGGACGTGCGTCTCCAGGCTCGGGAGCAGCCGGACCCGCTCGAGGGAGAGCGCGGCGTGTTCTCGCTGGTCGCTGGCGTCGAGTATGAGCTCGATGCCTTCGGCGACCGCGTCGAGAACATCGCCTTCGTCAAGGACTACCTCCAGCTGGCGCGCACCGAGAAGCTCCTGCCCAGCGGCGACTTCGAGGACCTCGACCGGAATACGCACGGCGTCGGCATCGGGGACAGCGTCCGGCTCCGTCTCACCGACACGCTCTCCGCGAAGGCCTCCTACGAGTGGGCCACGCGCCTGCCTCGCCCCGACGAGATCTTCGGAGATGGCATCCTCATCAACGAGAACCTCGACCTGAACCCCGAGCGCAGCCACAACCTCAACCTCGGACTGGCGCTCGACTCCCGACAGACGTGGGCGGGCTCCTTCCGCGCCAGCGCGACCGGGTTCGGACGCCTCGCGGATCAGCTCATCGTCCTCATCGGCCAGGAGAACTTCTTCACCTACCAGAACGTCTTCTCGGCCCGCTCGCTGGGCGTCACCAGCTCGGCCGGGTGGACCTCGCCCGGGCAGTACGTCGCCCTCGACGGCAACGCCACGTGGCAGGACTTCCGCAACATCTCCGACCAGGGTGCCTTCGGCGCCTTCGACGGACAGCGCCTCCCCAACCGTCCCTACCTGCTCGCCAACGGCAGCGCCCGCCTCCAGCTGGGAAACCTGCTGCGCTCGAACGACGAGCTCTCACTGACGTGGCACACGCGCTACGTCCACTCCTTCTTCCGAGCCTGGGAGAAGCTCGGGCAGAAGGACAGCAAGCAGAGCATCCCCTCCCAGCTGCTGCACTCGGCGGCCCTCACCTACGTCGTCCGCACGGCGGACACCACGCTGAGCTGGACCGTGGACGTGCAGAACCTGACCGACTCAGCCGCCTTCGACTTCTTCGGCGTGCAACGCCCTGGCCGAAGCGTCTTCGCCAAGCTCGTGGTGGACCTCGAGTCCTGA
- a CDS encoding class II 3-deoxy-7-phosphoheptulonate synthase, protein MTRDWTPRSWRAMPVKHVPDDYPDLHALARVEGELSRLPPLVFTAETRRLTESLAQVAEGKAFLLQGGDCAESFKEFTIDNIRDTFRLILQMAVVLTFSGGRPVVKVGRIAGQFAKPRTSSVETIDGVTLPAYRGDIINGMDFTPAERMPDPKRLLKAYHQSSATLGLLRNFAQGGYADLCNLHRWTLDFVAGSPQGDRYRRLADQIFESLCFLSALCVGPEQQRSLHQVDFFTSHEALLLNFEEAMTRREHPSGDWYDTSAHMLWIGERTRQLDGGHVEFMRGIQNPIGLKCGPTMEPDELLRLIDVLNPHGRPGRLTLIGRFGADKVSDCLPRLMAATRRDGRPVVWSSDPMHGNTLKASNGYKTRPFDRILSEVKSFLEIAGAEGVHPGGVHLEMTGQNVTECLGGAQAVTEDDLSSRYHTHCDPRLNADQALQLAFLLTEKLQTLRAPQARAA, encoded by the coding sequence ATGACCCGAGATTGGACTCCCCGCTCCTGGCGGGCCATGCCCGTCAAACACGTCCCGGATGACTATCCGGACCTCCACGCGCTGGCTCGCGTCGAAGGCGAGCTGTCGCGCCTGCCTCCCCTCGTCTTCACGGCGGAGACCCGGCGCCTGACCGAGAGCCTCGCCCAGGTCGCCGAGGGCAAGGCGTTCCTGCTCCAGGGCGGGGACTGCGCGGAGAGCTTCAAGGAATTCACGATCGACAACATCCGCGACACCTTCCGGCTCATCCTCCAGATGGCGGTGGTGCTGACGTTCTCGGGAGGACGTCCGGTGGTGAAGGTCGGCCGCATCGCCGGCCAGTTCGCCAAGCCGCGCACCAGCTCCGTCGAGACGATCGACGGCGTGACGCTGCCGGCCTATCGCGGCGACATCATCAACGGCATGGACTTCACTCCGGCCGAGCGCATGCCCGACCCGAAGCGGCTCCTCAAGGCCTACCACCAGTCCTCGGCGACGCTGGGGCTGCTGCGCAACTTCGCGCAGGGCGGCTACGCGGACCTCTGCAACCTCCACCGGTGGACGCTCGACTTCGTGGCGGGTAGCCCCCAGGGAGACCGCTACCGCCGGCTGGCGGATCAGATCTTCGAGTCCCTGTGCTTCCTGAGCGCCCTCTGCGTCGGTCCCGAGCAGCAGCGCAGCCTGCACCAGGTGGACTTCTTCACCAGCCACGAGGCGCTGCTCCTGAACTTCGAGGAGGCGATGACGCGGCGCGAGCACCCGTCGGGCGACTGGTACGACACCTCCGCTCACATGCTGTGGATTGGCGAGCGGACGCGCCAGCTGGATGGCGGCCATGTGGAGTTCATGCGCGGCATCCAGAACCCCATCGGCCTGAAGTGCGGCCCGACCATGGAGCCGGACGAGCTGCTACGGCTCATCGACGTGCTGAACCCCCACGGGCGCCCGGGCCGGCTCACGCTCATCGGCCGCTTCGGAGCGGACAAGGTCTCCGACTGCCTGCCGCGGCTGATGGCCGCCACGCGGCGCGACGGCCGCCCCGTGGTCTGGTCGAGCGACCCGATGCACGGCAACACGCTGAAGGCGAGCAACGGCTACAAGACGCGTCCCTTCGATCGGATCCTGTCGGAGGTGAAGTCCTTCCTGGAGATCGCCGGCGCCGAGGGCGTCCACCCCGGAGGCGTCCACCTGGAGATGACGGGGCAGAACGTCACCGAGTGTCTGGGCGGCGCCCAGGCTGTGACCGAGGACGACCTGTCCAGCCGCTACCACACCCACTGCGACCCGCGGCTCAACGCGGACCAGGCCCTGCAGCTCGCGTTCCTGCTGACCGAGAAGCTCCAGACCCTGCGCGCGCCCCAGGCCCGAGCGGCATGA
- the mxcG gene encoding myxochelin non-ribosomal peptide synthetase MxcG, which yields MRDAQDVRWPLSAAQHGIWLGQQLDLQSPIYNAGECIEIHGPVDPVIFEAALRQAISEAEALHCRFVSDADGPVQLVGTPADWSLHMADLSGSTDPWAAAQAWMREDLGRTVDLSRGPLFAQALFKAAPDRFFWFQRIHHIAMDGYGFSLLARRVAELYTARVAGRPTTGGFGSLRAVLDEDAAYLAGEQCRLDREFWLEHLSDRPTPVTLAPSAPMSPRFVRQTRHLSRGDLERLQATARQAGLSWPDLVLAATAAYLHQRTGAPEVVLGLPVMSRLGSAALRVPCMAMNIVPLRVLVSPEGEFLELARQVGSELRAVRPHLRYRYEQLRRDLHLIGGQRRLFGPVVNIMPFDYGLRFAGAPATAHNISAGPVEDLSIGMYARAEDNGLRVDFDANPASYTADAVDAHQRDFLQLLDSLVRAPRSKVRGEQGPADAAPRPSSILDGGPLSSPARPVLELIVERTQEHGDAIALEHGQHRMSYRELIQASRALADRLIAEGVQPDSPVAVMVPRSIDAIVANLGVLFSGAGYLPLDPTGPSTRTEAILADAAPALVITSSGSTAPGNLVVRRREGLVAKSPSPTPQAPRSARMTDDELAYVIYTSGSTGQPNGVQIHHGALAHFVASATQRYGLRSDDRVLQFAPLHFDASVEEIFLTLCIGGTLVLRTDEMLQSVPRLMSACAEHGITVLDLPTAFWHELAYGISTGAARLPSSIRTVIIGGEAALPERVSRWRATVGPEVLLLNTYGPTEATVVATAATLSGGTEAPTTIEEIPIGRPLPDVRAVLIDERGRLCAPGTEGELCLLGGGLARGYLNRPEVDAARFTRLDALPGRPRAYRTGDKARLREDGQLVFVGRVDDEFKISGHRIDPAEVESVLLAHPGIRDVAVVGQVLPGGARRLCAHLVTESPVPSAAELRRYLLAKLPAPMVPGTFVFSEQLPRTSTGKVDRNALRRALPTEDASTIAAATELERVVLQVWEQVLGVSAVSAQDDFFELGGQSLQTIQVANRLSVALNREVPVATVFRYPTAAGLAQALEQGSEAQSAAGGLTPAMLADAELPEEIVPTPASGQNTSHTPRAAPRQVLLTGATGFVGAHLLDQLLCQTGARVVCLVRASDEAQALNRIREALTAQQLSTANLAERVLALPADLAQPWLGLGSSRFHALAAECDAVYHNAAVVSVVREYGSLQAVNVRGTRELLRLAAAVRTKPLHYVSTLAVAPPANLSSEVPESFVAPHPGLRDGYQQSKWVAERLVRQAAERGLPVAVYRLGRVVGVPGRGTINTQDLIWRILLAGIPAGALPELDVGEVWTPVDFVARALVRLSLEPQPGAVFNLAPTPEVRLTEVFRWARDYGYPVELCPVPEWRTRVAASSGSADKSTTLAFFDLRSGSAEPTFGLGHIRCEQLLQALEGSGISCPPTDRQLLYRYLDSCVEQGLLPGPSQARKDARPTSSNSTETTFL from the coding sequence ATGCGCGACGCACAGGATGTCCGCTGGCCGCTGAGCGCGGCCCAGCACGGAATCTGGCTGGGGCAGCAGCTCGACCTCCAGAGCCCCATCTACAACGCCGGCGAGTGCATCGAGATCCACGGGCCCGTCGACCCGGTGATCTTCGAGGCGGCGCTGCGTCAGGCCATCAGTGAGGCCGAGGCGCTGCACTGCCGGTTCGTGTCCGATGCGGACGGTCCCGTGCAGCTCGTCGGCACCCCGGCGGACTGGTCGCTGCATATGGCGGATCTGAGCGGATCCACCGATCCCTGGGCGGCGGCGCAGGCGTGGATGCGGGAGGACCTGGGCCGGACCGTCGACCTGAGCCGTGGGCCCCTCTTCGCGCAGGCCCTGTTCAAGGCCGCGCCCGATCGGTTCTTCTGGTTCCAGCGCATCCACCACATCGCGATGGATGGCTATGGCTTCTCGCTGCTGGCCCGGCGGGTGGCCGAGCTCTACACCGCGCGGGTGGCGGGCCGTCCCACCACGGGTGGCTTCGGCTCGCTGCGCGCCGTGCTGGACGAGGACGCGGCCTACCTGGCCGGAGAGCAGTGCCGGCTCGACCGTGAGTTCTGGCTGGAGCACCTCTCCGACCGTCCCACCCCGGTGACCCTGGCTCCCTCGGCGCCCATGTCTCCCCGCTTCGTGCGCCAGACGCGGCACCTGAGCCGCGGTGACCTGGAGCGCCTGCAGGCCACCGCGCGACAGGCGGGGCTGAGCTGGCCGGACCTCGTGCTGGCGGCCACGGCGGCCTACCTGCACCAGCGGACCGGCGCACCCGAGGTGGTGCTCGGCCTGCCGGTGATGTCTCGACTTGGCTCGGCCGCGCTGCGGGTGCCGTGCATGGCGATGAACATCGTCCCGCTGCGCGTGCTGGTGAGCCCGGAGGGAGAGTTCCTGGAGCTGGCCCGTCAGGTCGGCTCGGAGCTGCGCGCCGTGCGGCCCCACCTGCGCTACCGCTACGAGCAGCTTCGCCGGGATCTGCACCTCATCGGCGGGCAGCGCCGGCTGTTCGGCCCCGTGGTCAACATCATGCCGTTCGACTACGGGCTGCGCTTCGCCGGGGCTCCGGCCACCGCGCACAACATCTCCGCCGGGCCGGTCGAGGACCTCTCGATCGGAATGTACGCCCGGGCCGAGGACAACGGGCTGCGGGTCGACTTCGATGCCAACCCCGCCAGCTACACCGCCGACGCGGTGGACGCGCACCAGCGCGACTTCCTCCAGCTCCTGGACTCCCTGGTCCGCGCGCCGCGGTCGAAGGTTCGCGGGGAGCAGGGCCCGGCGGATGCCGCGCCCCGTCCCTCCTCCATACTCGACGGTGGACCCCTCTCCTCTCCCGCGCGTCCGGTTCTCGAGCTGATCGTCGAGCGGACCCAGGAGCATGGAGACGCCATCGCCCTGGAGCACGGCCAGCACCGGATGAGCTACCGCGAGCTGATCCAGGCCTCCCGCGCCCTGGCGGATCGGCTCATCGCCGAGGGCGTTCAGCCCGACAGCCCCGTGGCGGTGATGGTGCCCCGGAGCATCGACGCGATCGTGGCCAACCTCGGCGTGCTGTTCTCCGGCGCCGGCTACCTCCCGCTCGATCCGACCGGTCCGTCCACCCGGACGGAGGCCATCCTCGCGGATGCCGCGCCGGCGCTCGTCATCACCTCCTCCGGCTCGACGGCTCCGGGCAACCTGGTCGTACGCAGGAGAGAGGGGCTTGTGGCGAAGTCACCATCCCCCACGCCACAAGCCCCTCGCTCCGCGCGGATGACGGACGATGAGCTGGCGTACGTCATCTACACCTCGGGCTCGACGGGCCAGCCCAACGGCGTGCAGATCCACCACGGGGCCCTGGCCCACTTCGTGGCCAGCGCCACACAGCGCTATGGGCTGCGCAGCGACGATCGCGTGCTGCAGTTCGCGCCCCTGCACTTCGACGCCAGCGTGGAGGAGATCTTCCTGACCCTCTGCATCGGAGGGACGCTGGTGCTGCGCACCGACGAGATGCTCCAGTCGGTGCCGCGACTGATGAGCGCCTGCGCCGAGCACGGCATCACCGTGCTCGACCTGCCCACCGCCTTCTGGCACGAGCTGGCCTACGGCATCTCCACCGGCGCGGCCCGCCTGCCCTCCTCCATCCGCACGGTGATCATCGGCGGAGAGGCCGCGCTGCCGGAGCGCGTCTCGCGCTGGCGCGCCACGGTTGGCCCCGAGGTGCTCCTGCTCAACACCTATGGCCCCACCGAGGCCACGGTGGTGGCCACGGCCGCCACGCTCAGCGGTGGCACCGAGGCCCCGACGACCATCGAGGAGATCCCGATCGGCCGTCCGCTCCCCGACGTGCGCGCGGTGCTCATCGACGAGCGCGGTCGGCTCTGTGCTCCGGGCACCGAAGGCGAACTCTGCCTGCTGGGCGGTGGCCTGGCTCGGGGGTACCTGAACCGCCCCGAGGTGGATGCGGCGCGCTTCACGCGACTCGACGCGCTCCCTGGCCGCCCACGGGCCTACCGCACCGGAGACAAGGCCCGGCTGCGCGAGGACGGACAGCTGGTGTTCGTCGGTCGCGTCGATGACGAGTTCAAGATCAGCGGCCACCGGATCGATCCGGCCGAGGTCGAGAGCGTGCTGCTCGCCCACCCGGGCATCCGGGACGTCGCCGTGGTCGGCCAGGTGCTACCCGGCGGCGCGCGGCGGCTGTGCGCGCACCTCGTCACCGAGTCCCCCGTCCCCTCCGCGGCGGAGCTGCGCCGGTACCTCCTGGCGAAGCTACCCGCGCCCATGGTGCCCGGCACCTTCGTGTTCTCCGAGCAGCTGCCCCGGACCAGCACGGGCAAGGTCGACCGGAACGCCCTGCGCCGCGCGCTGCCCACGGAGGATGCCTCCACCATCGCCGCCGCCACCGAGCTCGAGCGCGTGGTGCTTCAGGTGTGGGAGCAGGTCCTGGGCGTGAGCGCCGTGTCGGCGCAGGATGACTTCTTCGAGCTCGGTGGACAGTCGCTCCAGACCATCCAGGTGGCCAACCGGCTCAGCGTCGCGCTCAACCGCGAGGTGCCTGTCGCCACGGTGTTCCGCTACCCCACCGCGGCCGGTCTCGCGCAGGCGCTCGAGCAGGGCTCGGAAGCCCAGTCGGCTGCCGGCGGCCTCACCCCCGCGATGCTCGCCGACGCCGAACTCCCCGAGGAGATCGTCCCGACACCGGCCAGCGGGCAGAACACGAGCCACACGCCCCGCGCCGCGCCGCGACAGGTCCTGCTCACGGGGGCCACCGGCTTCGTCGGCGCGCACCTGCTCGATCAGCTCCTGTGCCAGACAGGCGCCCGGGTCGTCTGCCTGGTGCGAGCCAGCGATGAGGCCCAGGCCCTCAACCGCATTCGCGAGGCCCTGACGGCCCAGCAGCTGTCCACCGCGAACCTGGCCGAGCGGGTGCTCGCGCTGCCCGCGGACCTGGCTCAGCCATGGCTGGGGCTGGGCTCCTCGCGGTTCCACGCGCTGGCCGCCGAGTGCGACGCCGTCTACCACAATGCCGCGGTGGTCAGCGTCGTGCGCGAGTACGGCAGCCTGCAGGCCGTCAACGTGCGCGGCACACGTGAGCTGCTGCGCCTGGCCGCGGCCGTGCGCACCAAGCCCCTGCACTACGTCTCGACGCTGGCGGTGGCTCCCCCGGCGAACCTCAGCTCCGAGGTCCCCGAGTCCTTCGTGGCTCCGCACCCGGGGCTGCGCGACGGCTATCAGCAGAGCAAGTGGGTGGCGGAGCGGCTCGTCCGACAGGCCGCCGAGCGCGGACTGCCAGTGGCCGTCTATCGGCTGGGGCGCGTCGTCGGCGTGCCCGGTCGCGGCACCATCAACACGCAGGATCTGATCTGGCGCATCCTGCTGGCCGGCATCCCCGCGGGCGCCCTGCCCGAGCTCGACGTGGGCGAGGTGTGGACGCCGGTGGACTTCGTGGCGCGGGCGCTCGTCCGGCTCTCGCTGGAGCCCCAACCCGGCGCGGTGTTCAACCTCGCGCCCACGCCCGAGGTGCGGCTGACCGAGGTGTTCCGCTGGGCCCGTGACTACGGCTACCCGGTGGAGCTGTGCCCGGTGCCTGAGTGGCGCACACGAGTGGCGGCCAGCTCCGGCAGTGCCGACAAGAGCACCACGCTGGCCTTCTTCGACCTGCGCTCGGGCTCGGCGGAGCCCACCTTCGGTCTGGGCCACATCCGCTGCGAGCAGCTGCTCCAGGCGCTGGAGGGCAGCGGCATCTCCTGCCCTCCGACGGATCGCCAGCTGCTGTACCGCTACCTGGACTCCTGTGTGGAGCAGGGACTCCTGCCAGGACCGTCCCAGGCCAGGAAAGACGCGCGCCCCACTTCCTCGAACTCCACCGAAACGACCTTCCTGTGA
- a CDS encoding isochorismatase family protein, translated as MALPAIAPYPMPGANDLPRNKVSWTPEPRRAALLIHDMQRYFVEAFTAGQSPVTELVANIRKLRQTCSELGIPVVYSAQPGGQTPEQRGLLLDFWGPGINAGPHQRQIVDALAPQPGDIVLTKWRYSAFHKTELLETLHELERDQLMICGIYAHIGCLQTASDAFMKDVKPFLIADALGDFSLDHHHLALRYASQLCAVTITTQQVIEALRSRATPALSRQQVREDVAELLQSEAVPHDDENLLEKGLDSLRIMSLVERWRRTGAEITFVQLAERPTLSEWYALLSSSARFSP; from the coding sequence ATGGCGCTCCCTGCCATCGCCCCCTATCCCATGCCTGGCGCCAACGACCTCCCCAGGAACAAGGTGTCCTGGACGCCCGAGCCCCGGCGCGCGGCGCTGCTCATCCACGACATGCAGCGCTACTTCGTGGAGGCCTTCACCGCGGGCCAGTCTCCCGTGACGGAGCTGGTGGCGAACATCCGCAAGCTGCGGCAGACCTGCTCCGAGCTGGGCATCCCCGTGGTGTACTCCGCCCAGCCGGGTGGACAGACGCCCGAGCAGCGCGGCCTGCTGCTGGACTTCTGGGGACCGGGCATCAACGCCGGGCCGCACCAGCGGCAGATCGTCGACGCCCTGGCTCCGCAGCCGGGGGACATCGTCCTCACCAAGTGGCGCTACAGCGCGTTCCACAAGACGGAGCTGCTGGAGACGCTGCACGAGCTCGAGCGCGACCAGCTGATGATCTGCGGCATCTACGCTCACATCGGCTGCCTGCAGACGGCCAGCGACGCGTTCATGAAGGACGTGAAGCCGTTCCTCATCGCCGACGCGCTGGGCGACTTCTCCCTGGACCACCACCACCTGGCGCTGCGCTACGCGTCGCAGCTGTGCGCCGTCACCATCACCACGCAGCAGGTGATCGAAGCGCTGCGCTCCCGGGCCACGCCGGCCCTGAGCCGTCAGCAGGTACGCGAGGACGTCGCCGAGCTGCTCCAGTCCGAGGCCGTCCCGCACGATGACGAGAACCTGCTCGAGAAGGGGCTCGACTCGCTGCGCATCATGAGCCTGGTGGAGCGCTGGCGACGCACCGGCGCCGAGATCACCTTCGTCCAGCTGGCCGAGCGCCCGACCTTGTCCGAGTGGTACGCGCTGCTGTCCTCGAGCGCGCGCTTTTCCCCGTAG